From a region of the Acidobacteriota bacterium genome:
- a CDS encoding MBL fold metallo-hydrolase has product MSDRLYFRQLLAGRDFARSNPVAAQMVNFCYLIGDRETRDCVVVDPAWDVADLVSVAQQDDMKIVGALVTHYHPDHIGGDLFGHQIEGVASLKEIADVPIHCHRAESRGVKVVSGLEPGDLTQHDGGDVVRVGEVAIELLHTPGHTPGSQCFLVEGRLVSGDTLFVQGCGRVDLPGGDAEEMYRTIAQRLTKLPESTVLYPGHHYADVPSTTMGEQFATNYVFRPKSLDDWMSLMGR; this is encoded by the coding sequence ATGTCCGACAGACTCTACTTCCGGCAGCTTCTCGCGGGACGTGACTTCGCCCGCTCGAATCCCGTTGCGGCGCAGATGGTCAACTTCTGCTACCTCATCGGCGACCGCGAAACGCGCGACTGCGTCGTGGTCGATCCCGCATGGGACGTGGCGGACCTCGTCAGCGTCGCGCAGCAGGACGACATGAAGATCGTCGGCGCGCTCGTCACTCACTATCATCCCGATCACATCGGGGGAGATCTCTTCGGCCACCAGATCGAAGGCGTCGCGTCGCTCAAGGAGATCGCCGATGTCCCGATACATTGCCATCGCGCCGAATCGCGCGGGGTCAAGGTCGTCTCGGGTCTCGAGCCGGGCGACCTGACCCAGCATGATGGCGGCGACGTTGTCCGCGTCGGCGAGGTCGCAATAGAGCTCCTACATACGCCAGGCCACACACCGGGAAGCCAGTGCTTTCTCGTCGAAGGCCGCCTCGTGTCCGGCGACACGCTCTTCGTTCAGGGTTGCGGTCGCGTCGATCTTCCCGGTGGCGACGCCGAGGAGATGTACCGGACGATCGCGCAGCGTCTGACGAAGCTCCCGGAGTCGACCGTTCTCTATCCGGGCCACCACTACGCCGACGTTCCTTCGACGACGATGGGCGAGCAATTCGCGACCAATTACGTCTTTCGCCCGAAGAGCCTCGA